A window of Lentibacillus sp. Marseille-P4043 contains these coding sequences:
- a CDS encoding DUF7225 domain-containing protein, with the protein MTIYEQLKQSLSNRVNDIITPLEVKVQLKQQFGTNLNSVILSDYCYNRYNKGIRFDKHLFQYINRSSYKYLGENHPYTGLIFHKLKGSGEEVVVGEWKNGEKVIYEQSPAQSDDPKTQLENISNQQIMKLYEDYNEIFRNEMNLLNCKPTELRHLIGRIGEFICAIHTNGTLARQVNQHGFDVISGGRRISVKTTAQSEGFITINQNTFAGFDDLFVVQYAEDDFNIIYYGPKNDIPKIARSYQGKYEVDISKLAGIAGK; encoded by the coding sequence GTGACAATCTATGAACAATTAAAGCAATCCTTATCCAATAGAGTAAACGACATTATTACACCTTTAGAAGTTAAGGTCCAGCTAAAACAGCAATTCGGGACCAATCTCAACAGTGTCATTCTATCAGACTACTGCTACAACCGTTACAATAAAGGAATCCGCTTTGACAAGCACCTTTTCCAATACATAAATAGAAGTTCCTACAAATACTTAGGAGAAAATCATCCGTACACTGGCTTGATTTTTCATAAATTGAAAGGAAGCGGTGAAGAAGTAGTTGTTGGCGAATGGAAGAATGGCGAAAAAGTGATCTATGAGCAAAGCCCTGCACAATCAGATGATCCCAAAACACAGCTTGAGAATATAAGTAACCAGCAAATTATGAAGCTATATGAGGATTACAATGAAATTTTTAGAAATGAAATGAATCTATTAAACTGCAAGCCGACAGAATTGCGGCATTTAATAGGGAGAATCGGGGAATTTATCTGTGCTATCCATACCAATGGGACGCTGGCTAGACAAGTGAATCAGCATGGCTTTGATGTGATCAGCGGTGGAAGGCGAATTAGTGTTAAAACAACTGCACAATCGGAAGGGTTTATTACAATTAATCAGAATACATTTGCTGGTTTTGATGATTTGTTTGTTGTGCAATATGCTGAGGATGATTTTAACATTATTTATTATGGTCCAAAAAATGATATTCCTAAGATTGCTAGAAGTTATCAAGGTAAATATGAGGTTGATATTAGTAAATTAGCAGGAATTGCTGGGAAGTGA
- a CDS encoding DUF433 domain-containing protein, producing MITDYFVDDDDQSVVAKDMETLKDPYKSANHVVLNWRLLENDPNRGLKSESFAYNVYHRNKKNWVVDVNGKDYLKSIITKHSNNVMDKNILSGMPTIKGTRIPVSLIISCLNDDMSINDICEDYELTQSQVKASLTYVEDLLNNPFFEE from the coding sequence ATGATAACTGACTATTTTGTTGATGATGACGACCAATCTGTTGTTGCAAAGGATATGGAAACGCTTAAGGATCCTTATAAATCAGCAAATCACGTGGTTTTAAATTGGCGGTTGTTAGAGAATGATCCAAACAGAGGGCTAAAAAGTGAATCTTTTGCATATAATGTTTACCACCGTAATAAAAAGAATTGGGTGGTTGATGTGAACGGAAAAGACTATTTAAAGTCGATAATCACTAAACATTCTAATAACGTAATGGACAAAAATATCCTTAGTGGAATGCCAACAATTAAAGGTACAAGAATTCCTGTATCTTTAATTATATCTTGTTTGAATGACGATATGAGTATTAATGATATTTGTGAAGACTATGAACTTACCCAATCTCAAGTAAAAGCCTCCCTTACCTATGTAGAAGATTTATTAAACAATCCTTTTTTTGAGGAATAA
- a CDS encoding DUF3298 and DUF4163 domain-containing protein produces MNKKLEALKKEYEDTPIPKDLDKVVQKAIKPKRKKPRRPNPKWVIGLAAAVLTFMVSINTSPTFAKNLSTIPVVGPIIEVLTVMEIQVDEDNYDADIKVPQVNNLEDKELENSLNQKYLDESQQLYETFSKRMEDMEEKGEGHLSVDSDYEVVTDDELIFSIKQIVVETEASSYTTVTYDTIDKQKQIMLTLPILFKNDQYIDTISENIKEQMINRMKKDPNKIYWVGNSGIEELPDDELFDHIDVNQSFYINNDHKLVIAFDEYDVAPGYMGAVEFVIPTEKISNDLAGDKYIK; encoded by the coding sequence GTGAATAAAAAATTAGAAGCGTTGAAAAAGGAGTATGAGGATACACCAATTCCAAAAGATCTGGATAAGGTGGTGCAAAAGGCAATAAAACCAAAAAGAAAAAAACCGCGTCGTCCAAATCCGAAATGGGTAATTGGCTTAGCAGCAGCGGTGTTGACTTTTATGGTAAGTATCAATACGAGCCCGACATTTGCGAAGAATTTATCTACCATACCAGTTGTTGGACCGATCATAGAGGTGTTAACGGTCATGGAGATCCAGGTGGATGAGGATAATTACGACGCAGATATAAAAGTTCCACAGGTGAATAATTTGGAGGATAAAGAACTTGAAAATAGCCTGAACCAGAAATATTTGGATGAAAGTCAACAATTATATGAAACGTTCTCTAAACGGATGGAGGATATGGAGGAAAAGGGTGAGGGTCATTTAAGCGTTGATTCTGATTATGAAGTGGTGACAGATGACGAGCTTATCTTTTCAATCAAACAAATTGTCGTAGAAACAGAAGCATCTTCGTATACAACTGTTACATACGACACGATCGACAAGCAAAAGCAAATTATGCTGACTTTACCAATTTTATTTAAAAACGACCAGTATATTGACACGATCAGTGAAAACATTAAAGAACAAATGATAAATCGAATGAAAAAAGATCCGAATAAAATTTATTGGGTTGGCAATTCGGGCATAGAAGAATTACCTGACGATGAGCTATTTGATCACATCGATGTGAATCAAAGTTTTTATATTAACAACGACCATAAATTGGTGATCGCTTTTGATGAGTATGATGTTGCACCTGGTTATATGGGAGCAGTTGAATTTGTTATCCCAACGGAAAAGATTTCAAACGATTTAGCAGGGGATAAATATATTAAATAG
- a CDS encoding DUF5615 family PIN-like protein, with amino-acid sequence MKLLLDENITPRAKTIFESLGYDAVNIHSLGMRGKSDIEVFKIALEQERALLTENDKAAKFTFLGSNKHKEETVFLPDQGKDGFFFIKQLIGHCASSV; translated from the coding sequence ATGAAATTACTTTTGGATGAAAATATTACCCCAAGAGCAAAAACGATATTTGAAAGTTTAGGTTATGATGCAGTAAATATTCATTCGTTAGGGATGAGGGGAAAGTCAGACATTGAGGTATTTAAAATAGCACTAGAGCAGGAAAGGGCATTACTTACTGAAAATGACAAGGCAGCTAAATTTACTTTTTTAGGTTCCAATAAACACAAAGAAGAAACCGTCTTTCTACCTGACCAAGGTAAAGACGGTTTCTTCTTTATTAAACAATTAATTGGTCACTGCGCATCTTCGGTTTGA
- a CDS encoding RNA polymerase sigma factor, whose product MKKNRSDDKVIAFIIENQENFYRLAFSYVKNVADALDIVQESIEKAVLKRESLKDDQSVKSWFYKIIVHSSLDFLRKNKKMSLIDEESLEYFLSGQNDTYQDIDLKRSLDQLPIKFKSVIILRFFEDLKIDEVAEVLNENKNTIKTRLYRALELLRVEMDEKH is encoded by the coding sequence ATGAAGAAAAACAGATCAGATGATAAAGTTATAGCGTTTATTATAGAGAATCAAGAAAATTTTTATCGGTTGGCATTTAGTTATGTGAAAAATGTTGCGGATGCGCTGGACATTGTTCAAGAATCTATTGAAAAGGCGGTATTGAAAAGAGAGTCTTTGAAGGATGATCAATCCGTGAAAAGCTGGTTTTATAAAATAATTGTTCATTCATCCTTAGACTTTTTGCGGAAGAACAAGAAAATGTCATTGATCGATGAGGAATCATTAGAATATTTTCTTTCCGGCCAAAATGATACATATCAAGACATCGATTTAAAACGATCGTTGGATCAACTGCCAATCAAATTTAAAAGTGTTATTATATTACGATTTTTTGAGGACTTAAAGATTGATGAAGTGGCGGAAGTTTTGAATGAAAATAAGAACACGATAAAAACTCGATTATATAGGGCGCTTGAATTGCTGCGTGTGGAAATGGATGAAAAGCATTGA
- the arr gene encoding NAD(+)--rifampin ADP-ribosyltransferase: protein MYGKKDVLDNGPFFHGTKAELKIGDLLEPQHLSNYQDKKSNYIYFTATLDAAKWGAELATSKSKEKIYIVEPLGEFENDPNLTDKKFPGNPTRSYRSKSPLKIIAELGSWERHSDEEVNHMITSLKKLREQGKAVIHD from the coding sequence ATGTATGGCAAAAAAGATGTCTTAGATAATGGTCCTTTTTTTCATGGTACTAAAGCAGAACTAAAAATCGGGGATTTATTAGAACCGCAACACTTATCAAATTACCAAGATAAAAAATCAAACTATATCTATTTTACTGCAACATTAGATGCTGCTAAATGGGGTGCTGAATTGGCAACATCCAAATCAAAAGAAAAAATTTATATTGTAGAACCATTGGGTGAATTTGAAAACGATCCGAATTTAACGGACAAAAAATTTCCTGGGAACCCAACACGTTCTTATAGGTCTAAATCTCCTCTGAAAATAATAGCTGAATTAGGTTCATGGGAAAGACATTCCGATGAAGAAGTAAACCACATGATTACATCTTTAAAAAAGTTACGTGAACAAGGAAAAGCTGTAATACACGATTAA
- a CDS encoding tyrosine-type recombinase/integrase, with product MLIQFQKEGLKGKSATTIKTYMHCLEQFNKWLAGSDTNIEDFSRSDVQQYIDYLAAKKKSASTINKIWNAIKKYSKFVGKEDCIEDISVVKAPDYKKEAPQALSKNERNRLICDIDRSRNKRDFAIIMVLLNTGIRVSELVSIDRSDIEISERKGKLTVVGKGNKERTIPLNAEVRRAIDKYLYQRIDDYPAIFLSNRGKRISVRTVQNLVHKYGYHVHQLRHTFITDLQRSGADLTLIQSLSGHSSLGMLSRYSMPTQEDKQNAVEMLYKHE from the coding sequence TTGCTTATACAGTTTCAAAAGGAAGGACTAAAAGGTAAATCTGCTACAACCATTAAAACATACATGCATTGCCTTGAACAATTTAATAAATGGCTTGCTGGTAGTGATACGAACATAGAAGATTTTTCTCGATCTGATGTTCAACAATATATTGATTATTTAGCAGCAAAGAAAAAAAGTGCCTCAACCATTAATAAAATTTGGAATGCGATAAAGAAGTATAGTAAGTTTGTTGGTAAAGAGGACTGTATCGAAGACATATCAGTTGTAAAAGCACCAGATTATAAAAAGGAAGCGCCACAAGCGTTATCAAAAAACGAACGTAATCGTTTGATTTGTGATATTGACCGGAGCAGGAATAAAAGGGATTTCGCTATTATTATGGTGTTATTAAACACGGGTATTCGAGTGTCTGAATTAGTTTCTATTGATCGTTCAGATATTGAAATAAGTGAAAGAAAAGGAAAGTTAACAGTAGTTGGGAAAGGAAATAAAGAAAGAACTATTCCTTTAAATGCTGAAGTAAGGCGTGCAATTGATAAATACTTATATCAACGAATCGATGATTATCCAGCCATATTCTTGAGTAATAGAGGAAAAAGGATCAGTGTAAGAACGGTACAAAATCTTGTTCATAAATATGGATATCACGTTCATCAGCTCCGTCATACATTTATTACGGATTTGCAGAGAAGTGGAGCGGATTTAACACTCATTCAATCGCTAAGTGGTCATTCATCATTGGGCATGTTATCACGTTACTCCATGCCAACACAAGAGGATAAACAAAATGCTGTGGAAATGCTTTATAAGCATGAATGA
- a CDS encoding MFS transporter, whose amino-acid sequence MKYRNKTVVASVTGLTLEGMDIMFISFAMSLIVADFNVGLTTGGLISSVTNIGMLVGGMIFGILADRFGRVRVFTYTIFLFAIGTALTGVAANIEQVYIFRFIAGLGAGGEYGIGMALVAEAWPKNKQGRASSYVSVGAQFGVIIAAILSSILLPLFGWRALFFVGVIPVIFAYFVRKNLKESPAWLAAQKQKPSIQKQGKLIQLVNTPKMALTTAGLAIMATVQIAGYNGLMIWLPTMLQRTQGLSVSSSAIWTISTAVGMILGMLTFGRFIDRFGLKTAYGIFLLASAAAVFLYAYATGSAGVLIGGAIVGFFSNGMFAGYGALISRFYRVDIRSTATNSIFNFGRAVGGLSPILVGFILEHATMSVAMLYLAGLYCISFIVMLSLRGDKQGTGRGHEINKVSEAV is encoded by the coding sequence ATGAAATATCGTAATAAAACAGTCGTAGCTTCTGTGACAGGTTTGACACTTGAGGGCATGGATATCATGTTCATTTCCTTTGCGATGTCCCTGATTGTGGCGGATTTTAATGTTGGGTTGACGACGGGAGGGCTTATTTCTTCTGTCACCAACATCGGCATGCTTGTCGGTGGAATGATTTTTGGTATCTTGGCTGATCGATTTGGCCGGGTACGTGTGTTTACTTATACAATCTTTTTGTTTGCCATTGGTACGGCTTTAACGGGAGTGGCCGCGAATATTGAGCAGGTATATATATTCCGGTTTATTGCAGGTTTAGGCGCTGGTGGTGAATATGGGATTGGGATGGCACTCGTTGCAGAAGCTTGGCCGAAAAATAAGCAAGGGCGTGCATCGTCATATGTCAGCGTTGGCGCACAATTTGGCGTGATTATCGCTGCTATTCTCAGCTCGATATTGTTGCCGCTATTTGGCTGGAGAGCGTTGTTTTTCGTTGGTGTTATTCCAGTTATATTCGCTTATTTTGTTAGAAAAAATCTAAAAGAATCACCTGCTTGGCTGGCTGCTCAAAAACAAAAGCCATCCATCCAAAAACAAGGTAAGTTGATTCAGTTGGTAAACACACCGAAAATGGCCCTGACAACTGCGGGATTGGCGATCATGGCTACAGTGCAAATTGCTGGCTATAATGGCTTGATGATTTGGTTGCCGACCATGTTACAGAGGACGCAAGGATTATCGGTTTCAAGTTCAGCTATTTGGACAATCAGTACAGCAGTAGGCATGATTTTGGGCATGCTGACGTTTGGCAGATTTATTGACCGATTTGGACTGAAAACCGCTTATGGTATTTTCCTGCTTGCATCTGCCGCAGCCGTATTTTTATATGCCTATGCTACTGGCAGTGCAGGTGTATTGATTGGCGGCGCGATCGTCGGATTTTTTTCCAATGGAATGTTTGCCGGATATGGTGCATTGATCAGCCGCTTCTACCGAGTGGACATCCGAAGCACAGCAACAAACTCCATCTTTAACTTTGGCAGGGCAGTGGGTGGCTTGTCCCCTATTCTAGTTGGGTTTATCTTGGAGCATGCGACCATGTCTGTTGCGATGCTATATCTTGCAGGGCTCTACTGCATTTCATTTATCGTCATGCTTAGCCTGCGTGGAGATAAGCAAGGAACCGGGCGCGGGCATGAGATTAATAAGGTTTCAGAAGCGGTTTAA
- the darT gene encoding type II toxin-antitoxin system toxin DNA ADP-ribosyl transferase DarT, producing MIVEKLLYHITDLNNLESILQHGGLLAHNTIEEKSVEYENIAHNSIQNKRTMKTVPLPPNGNLHDYVPFYFAPKSPMLYAIRKGQVEGYEHGQGHIIYLVSRTDIIHYAGLEYVFTDGHAIMGFTDFYKDLKHIDKIDWEVMQSKYWFDREDDPDRKRRRQAEFLVHKFIPFDFILGFAVKNESIKLQVENLIHKYDYDKFVAIRNWYY from the coding sequence ATGATAGTTGAAAAGTTGCTTTATCATATTACTGATTTAAATAATCTTGAATCCATTCTTCAACATGGTGGTCTTTTAGCTCACAACACGATAGAGGAAAAAAGTGTTGAATATGAAAATATTGCACATAATAGTATTCAAAACAAAAGAACAATGAAGACTGTGCCACTTCCGCCCAACGGCAATTTACATGATTACGTTCCATTTTACTTTGCTCCTAAATCTCCAATGTTATATGCAATTCGTAAAGGGCAAGTGGAAGGATATGAACATGGGCAAGGTCATATCATTTATTTAGTTTCTAGAACGGATATTATACACTATGCAGGATTAGAGTATGTATTTACCGATGGCCATGCTATTATGGGGTTTACTGATTTTTACAAGGATCTAAAACATATAGATAAAATTGATTGGGAAGTTATGCAATCCAAGTATTGGTTTGATAGGGAAGATGACCCAGATAGAAAAAGGCGTCGACAAGCAGAATTTTTAGTTCACAAATTTATTCCATTTGATTTTATATTAGGATTTGCTGTTAAAAATGAGTCAATAAAGTTACAAGTAGAAAATTTAATACATAAATATGATTACGATAAGTTTGTCGCAATTCGAAATTGGTACTACTAA
- the darG gene encoding type II toxin-antitoxin system antitoxin DNA ADP-ribosyl glycohydrolase DarG, with protein MIILKQGNLLEDEAEALVNTVNCVGVMGKGIALQFKQAYPKVFSVYQQACRRKEVVPGKMHVVETKSLFNPKYVVNFPTKRHWKNKSQMSDIKSGLEDLIKVIKELNIKSIAIPPLGCGNGGLKWSEVYPIIETAFEQLSNVDVHLYEPAGSPKPDKIKIRTDRPKITRARALFLMLMNDYSIPGYKLSLLEVQKLAYFLQIVGEPLRLRFEKGKFGPYADNLNHVLERLDGHFIRGFGDRSRDAEIYLIGNATDYAEQFLKDDREAFEHLEKVRDIIQGFETPYGLELLATVHWVADNKPEIQDDVQKIVEEVHNWNERKRKIFKEKHIGKAWEHLNVIGLI; from the coding sequence ATGATTATCTTAAAACAGGGCAATCTTCTTGAAGATGAAGCGGAAGCACTAGTAAATACTGTAAACTGCGTAGGTGTAATGGGAAAGGGGATTGCGCTTCAATTCAAACAGGCATATCCCAAAGTGTTTTCAGTTTATCAACAGGCCTGTCGCCGTAAAGAGGTTGTACCGGGAAAAATGCATGTGGTTGAAACGAAATCCTTGTTTAATCCAAAGTATGTCGTTAATTTCCCGACAAAACGTCATTGGAAAAATAAATCCCAGATGAGTGATATTAAATCTGGCCTAGAAGATTTAATAAAGGTTATTAAAGAATTAAATATCAAGTCAATTGCCATACCGCCACTTGGATGTGGAAACGGTGGGTTAAAATGGTCAGAGGTATATCCTATAATTGAAACAGCCTTCGAACAATTATCAAATGTTGATGTTCATCTCTATGAACCAGCAGGAAGCCCAAAACCTGACAAAATTAAGATTCGAACGGACCGACCAAAAATTACAAGAGCCAGAGCGTTATTCTTAATGCTTATGAATGATTACTCTATACCGGGATACAAACTGTCTTTATTAGAAGTACAAAAGTTAGCATACTTTCTGCAAATAGTTGGTGAACCGCTCAGGCTAAGATTCGAAAAGGGCAAATTTGGTCCATATGCTGATAATCTAAATCACGTATTGGAACGATTAGATGGTCATTTTATACGAGGATTTGGTGACAGAAGCAGAGATGCCGAAATATATTTAATTGGTAATGCAACTGATTATGCTGAGCAATTTTTAAAGGATGACCGGGAAGCATTTGAACATCTGGAAAAAGTAAGAGATATTATTCAAGGGTTTGAGACACCGTACGGATTAGAATTGCTTGCAACGGTTCACTGGGTTGCAGACAATAAACCAGAAATACAAGATGATGTACAAAAAATAGTAGAGGAAGTTCATAACTGGAATGAGCGGAAGCGTAAGATATTTAAAGAGAAGCATATTGGGAAGGCATGGGAGCATTTGAATGTTATTGGATTAATATAA
- a CDS encoding ABC transporter ATP-binding protein produces the protein MSKKSSKNSQTQMMQKQKPKDFKGTFRRLLGYLVPRKKRLITVFFAAILGTVFTILGPKVMGNTITVLFDGAYAKLQGTPGAEINFGKIARMLLLLGGLYVFSSIFTFIQQYLMASVAQKTVFDMRRDIFDKLKKLPLNYYDSHAHGDVLSRVTNDIDTIGNTLQQSITQFIRSVVTIVGIVIMMLTISPLLTLIALVSLPLSVFVIKPFLKKSQRYFGKQQRTLGNLNGHIEEMFTGHEVVKAYGQEKQALKTFDEVNEELYEAGKSAQFISGLIMPVMKFIGNLSYVLISIVGGIMVTQRTISIGDIQAFITYSKQFNQPITQTANIANIIQATIAAAERVFTLLDEAEEAEEESTGKLNQTTGAVSFEHVDFGYGNEHLMNDLSLHAKPGQTIAIVGPTGAGKTTLINLLLRFYELKGGKITIDGVNIKSMAREELRKNFGMVLQDTWLFNGTIRDNIAYGKNNASDAEVIAAAKAAHADHFIRTLPEGYDTILNEEGSNISQGQRQLLTIARAMLADPPIMILDEATSSVDTRTEVFIQEAMNKMMEGRTSFVIAHRLSTIQDADKILVMDNGTVIEQGTHQ, from the coding sequence ATGAGTAAAAAATCTTCCAAAAACAGCCAGACGCAAATGATGCAAAAACAGAAGCCGAAAGATTTTAAAGGCACATTCCGTCGCCTCCTTGGCTATCTCGTGCCCCGAAAAAAGCGATTAATCACCGTTTTCTTCGCAGCCATCTTGGGTACTGTTTTTACCATTCTTGGCCCGAAAGTAATGGGTAACACAATCACTGTCTTATTTGATGGTGCCTATGCCAAGCTACAAGGAACCCCTGGCGCAGAAATAAATTTTGGGAAAATCGCCCGGATGTTGCTCCTGCTCGGCGGCTTGTATGTGTTCAGCAGTATATTTACGTTTATACAGCAATATTTAATGGCAAGTGTCGCACAGAAAACCGTCTTCGATATGCGCAGAGATATTTTCGACAAACTGAAAAAACTCCCGCTAAACTATTATGACAGCCATGCACACGGAGACGTGCTAAGCCGTGTCACCAATGATATTGACACGATTGGAAATACCTTGCAGCAAAGCATCACCCAGTTTATCAGATCTGTAGTTACCATCGTCGGAATTGTGATCATGATGCTAACAATTAGTCCATTGCTAACATTAATTGCCCTTGTCAGCCTGCCGTTATCTGTGTTTGTGATTAAACCATTTCTGAAAAAATCACAACGTTATTTCGGCAAGCAGCAACGTACACTGGGAAATTTGAATGGACATATTGAGGAAATGTTTACCGGACATGAAGTTGTCAAAGCATACGGACAGGAAAAACAGGCACTAAAAACGTTCGATGAGGTCAACGAGGAATTATATGAGGCTGGAAAGAGCGCCCAATTTATTTCCGGATTGATTATGCCAGTCATGAAATTCATCGGAAATCTTAGCTATGTGCTGATCAGTATCGTTGGCGGGATTATGGTCACGCAGCGCACCATTTCGATTGGGGATATTCAGGCGTTCATCACCTATTCGAAGCAATTTAACCAGCCGATTACCCAGACAGCCAATATCGCCAATATCATCCAGGCGACGATTGCAGCTGCAGAACGTGTCTTCACTTTACTCGATGAAGCAGAGGAAGCAGAAGAGGAAAGCACCGGAAAACTGAATCAGACAACAGGCGCCGTTTCCTTTGAGCATGTTGATTTCGGCTACGGCAACGAGCATTTGATGAACGATTTGAGCCTTCACGCGAAACCAGGCCAAACGATTGCCATTGTCGGCCCAACCGGCGCAGGAAAAACAACCTTGATCAACTTGTTACTAAGGTTTTATGAATTAAAAGGTGGAAAAATCACCATCGATGGCGTGAATATCAAATCGATGGCCCGCGAAGAATTACGCAAAAACTTTGGCATGGTATTACAGGACACATGGCTATTTAACGGCACAATCAGAGATAACATCGCCTATGGGAAAAATAACGCCTCAGATGCAGAAGTCATCGCAGCTGCAAAAGCGGCACATGCCGATCACTTTATCCGCACACTGCCTGAGGGCTACGACACCATTTTAAATGAAGAAGGATCAAACATTTCCCAGGGACAGCGGCAGCTACTAACCATCGCCCGCGCCATGCTAGCTGATCCGCCAATCATGATCCTTGACGAAGCCACCTCCAGTGTTGACACACGCACAGAGGTATTCATTCAAGAGGCCATGAATAAGATGATGGAAGGCAGAACAAGCTTTGTCATTGCCCACCGCCTATCCACCATTCAAGATGCCGATAAAATTTTGGTCATGGACAACGGCACAGTCATTGAACAAGGAACCCACCAGTAA
- a CDS encoding polysaccharide deacetylase family protein has product MKRRRHLNRRGKLLVLVLSILSLFFLVGLMDYAKKGADPKATKPAEQSMSTIGPKKTFTDSKLNHSILEKKVQERQKKVAEKREHQRIKDQKGKAIYLTFDDGPTTDTSQLLDVLEHYNVQATFFMIGPRIENNPEVVKRMAELGLGLGLHGISHSVGQIYSSQTAPLKEMRQDQRIVEEVTGNHTQLVRLPYGSVPYLTEDMRYLLYKNGFQIWDWNVDSRDWELGDGQFVNKTIQEIEKVEEQGETPVVLMHDQPETIHYLPKLLSYLQKNGYQTKKITKEVPAITFTCNGRCYAI; this is encoded by the coding sequence ATGAAGAGACGAAGACATTTGAATCGTAGGGGGAAACTGCTGGTATTGGTTCTCTCAATCTTATCTTTATTTTTTCTTGTTGGGTTAATGGACTATGCGAAAAAAGGCGCTGATCCAAAAGCAACCAAACCAGCAGAGCAATCAATGTCTACAATTGGACCGAAAAAGACGTTTACGGATTCCAAACTTAATCATTCTATTCTAGAGAAAAAAGTGCAAGAACGTCAGAAAAAAGTAGCAGAAAAACGAGAACATCAACGTATAAAAGACCAAAAAGGCAAGGCGATATATTTAACATTCGACGATGGACCAACGACTGATACAAGCCAATTGCTGGATGTACTTGAACATTATAATGTGCAAGCGACTTTCTTTATGATTGGACCTAGAATTGAAAACAATCCGGAAGTTGTCAAACGAATGGCAGAATTGGGATTAGGGTTAGGGCTGCATGGTATATCCCATAGCGTTGGACAAATATATAGCTCCCAAACAGCGCCATTGAAAGAAATGAGGCAAGATCAACGTATAGTAGAAGAAGTAACAGGCAATCACACCCAACTTGTGCGACTTCCTTATGGCAGTGTACCGTATTTAACAGAGGACATGCGGTATTTACTATATAAAAACGGGTTTCAAATATGGGATTGGAATGTGGACAGCAGGGATTGGGAATTAGGGGATGGCCAATTTGTCAACAAAACCATTCAAGAAATTGAAAAGGTTGAGGAACAAGGAGAAACCCCAGTCGTACTCATGCATGATCAACCAGAGACGATCCACTATTTACCAAAATTGCTAAGTTACCTTCAAAAAAATGGCTACCAAACAAAGAAAATAACAAAAGAAGTACCAGCAATAACCTTCACATGCAACGGCCGATGCTACGCAATTTGA